From a single Ornithodoros turicata isolate Travis chromosome 8, ASM3712646v1, whole genome shotgun sequence genomic region:
- the LOC135366302 gene encoding uncharacterized protein LOC135366302, with protein sequence MLGRLARAWLLLLIALHLACSAPQGTTHSNFSRLLGPTRGLILASKEGSRPSRRSDDNFWKSVKNRSFPRHGRTARDIDSRKPKPRDTDREGYDNHGLHWRSYVQSVLLELNKAREEQEEEQDSIHKAWRTYVTNRLLNLLDWNAPDVGSIDHSRRLVRHPRVHAKRHRPTWNPPVVLWSTLYHPNYGEYGQRGTNGLGYRAHGRRLGMAWQDGRHFTAFNRSRTVIYEGITRPTSTTHRRNLKELLDILNAQSRKRKIMQRQYKGNEDPEQRSDVTPQQFQDVHRREAAYKDDGVYVLVKGVLVSPDSPIRPLIQGQLIPELVTSCINCTTSSKTSSTAADPRPVTVPAKVTQRRLGMVFLLTLVLLFCGILTAAFLSGYLTKYYRQYEIIQRAQFI encoded by the coding sequence ACTCGCCAGGGCCTGGCTCCTGCTTCTTATCGCCTTGCACCTCGCGTGCAGTGCGCCTCAAGGAACGACACATAGCAACTTCTCGCGGCTCCTTGGTCCCACCAGGGGGCTCATCCTGGCGTCCAAAGAAGGAAGTCGTCCGTCTCGCCGATCCGACGACAACTTCTGGAAGTCCGTCAAGAACCGCAGCTTTCCACGTCACGGCAGGACGGCAAGAGACATCGATTCGCGAAAACCCAAGCCGAGAGACACCGACCGAGAAGGCTACGATAACCACGGCCTTCATTGGCGATCCTACGTGCAATCGGTGCTCCTGGAGCTCAACAAGGCACGGGAAGAGCAGGAAGAAGAACAGGATTCTATTCACAAAGCTTGGCGAACGTACGTCACAAACAGACTCTTGAACCTCCTGGATTGGAACGCACCAGACGTAGGCTCTATCGACCACAGCAGACGACTGGTTAGGCATCCAAGAGTTCACGCAAAGAGACACCGTCCTACCTGGAATCCGCCAGTAGTTTTGTGGAGTACTTTGTACCATCCCAACTACGGAGAATATGGCCAACGTGGGACTAACGGTCTCGGATACCGTGCTCACGGGCGGCGTCTTGGGATGGCATGGCAAGACGGACGTCATTTCACGGCGTTCAACCGCTCCAGGACGGTCATTTATGAAGGGATTACCAGGCCGACGAGTACCACGCACCGTCGAAACTTGAAGGAGCTCCTAGATATACTAAACGCTCAAAGCCGAAAGCGAAAAATAATGCAACGACAGTACAAGGGTAACGAAGACCCTGAACAACGCTCAGATGTTACTCCCCAGCAGTTCCAAGATGTCCACAGGAGAGAGGCCGCATACAAGGATGACGGTGTGTACGTCCTCGTTAAGGGTGTCCTAGTGTCTCCAGATTCCCCCATTCGGCCACTGATTCAGGGACAGCTCATACCGGAACTTGTGACATCTTGCATTAACTGTACCACAAGTTCCAAAACAAGTTCCACAGCAGCGGATCCCCGGCCAGTTACAGTACCGGCGAAAGTGACACAGCGACGACTTGGAATGGTGTTCTTGTTAACACTTGTTCTCCTCTTTTGCGGTATATTGACAGCCGCTTTCTTGTCTGGGTATTTGACTAAGTACTATAGGCAGTATGAGATTATTCAAAGGGCACAATTTATTTGA